The genomic region AGCCCATTGATTATAGTTTAAAATACACCACAGACATTCCTTCTTCACAGAAACCGGCATTTTCATTCTCAAAGAATTCATCTGGACAGAGCACAAAAACTGAACACATCTCTTCAAGCAGCGAGAATACTTCCACACCTTCATCTAATGCCAAAAGGCAGAATCAGCTGCATCCAAGCTCAGCACAAAGCAGAAGTAGTCAGACCCCAAAAGCCACCTCTTCCTCTTGCAAAGTTCCCTCTATCAACCAAGAAACAATACAGACTTACTGTGTAGAAGATACCCCAATATGTTTTTCGAGATGCAGTTCATTATCATCTTTGTCATCTGCTGAAGATGAAATAGGGTGTGACCAGACCACACAGGAAGCAGATCCCGCTAACTCTCTGCAAATAGCCGAAATCAAGGACAACAGCGGACCTAGGCCAAATGAAGATTCTGTGAGTAAAGTTCCAGCAGTGTCACAGCACGTTAGAACCAAATCCAGCAGACTCCAGGCTTCTGGTCTGTCTTCAGAGTCAGCCAGGCACAAAGCTGTTGAATTTTCTTCAGGGGCCAAATCTCCTTCCAAGAGTGGTGCTCAGACACCCAAAAGTCCACCAGAGCACTACGTTCAGGAGACCCCACTCATGTTTAGCAGATGTACTTCAGTCAGTTCACTCGATAGTTTTGAGAGTCGCTCAATTGCCAGCTCTGTTCAGAGTGAACCCTGCAGTGGAATGGTGAGTGGCATTATAAGCCCCAGTGACCTCCCAGATAGCCCTGGACAAACCATGCCACCAAGCAGAAGTAaaacccctcctcctcctccccctcctcctcagaCAGTTCAAACGAAGCAAGAAGTACCTAAAAATAAAGCACCTAGTGctgaaaagagagaaagtggACCTAAGCAAGCTGCCGTAAATGCTGCAGTACAGAGGGTCCAGGTTCTTCCAGATGCTGATACTTTGTTACATTTTGCCACAGAGAGTACTCCTGATGGTTTTTCTTGTTCATCTAGCCTGAGTGCTCTGAGCCTTGATGAGCCATTTATTCAGAAAGATGTGGAACTAAGAATAATGCCTCCAGTTCAGGAAAATGACAATGGGAATGAAACAGAAAGTGAGCAGCCTGAAGAATCAAATGAAAACCAggaaaaagaggcagaaaaacCCACTGACTCTGAAAAAGATATTTTAGATGAGTCAGATGATGATGATATTGAAATACTAGAAGAGTGTATAATTTCTGCCATGCCAACAAAATCTTCACGCAAAGCCAAAAAACCAGCCCAGACTACTTCGAAATTACCTCCACCTGTGGCAAGGAAACCAAGTCAGCTGCCTGTATACAAACTTCTGCCGTCACAAAACAGGTTACAGGCACAAAAGCATGTTAGTTTTACACCAGGAGATGATATGCCACGGGTGTATTGTGTAGAAGGGACACCTATAAACTTTTCCACAGCTACATCTCTGAGTGATCTAACGATAGAATCCCCTCCAAATGAGTTAGCTGCTGGAGAAGGGGTTAGAGCAGGGGCACAATCAAGTGAATTTGAAAAACGAGATACCATTCCTACTGAAGGCAGAAGTACAGATGAGGCTCAAAGAGGGAAAGCCTCATCTGTCACTGTACCTGAACTAGATGACAATAAAACAGAAGAAGGTGATATTCTTGCAGAATGCATTAATTCTGCTATGCCCAAAGGAAAAAGTCACAAGCCTTTCCGTGTGAAAAAGATTATGGACCAGGTCCAACAAGCATCTATGTCTTCATCTGGAACTAACAAAAATCAATTAGATGGTAAGACAAAGAAACTTACTTCACCAGTAAAACCTATACCACAAAATACTGAATACAGGACACGTGTAAGAAAAAACACAgactcaaaaaataatttaaatgctgAAAGAAATTTCTCGGAAAACAAAGATTCAAAGAAACAGCACTTGAAAAATAATTCCAAGGACTTCAATGATAAACTGCCAAATAATGAAGACAGAGTCAGAGGAAGTTTTACTTTTGATTCACCTCATCATTACACACCCATTGAAGgcactccatactgtttttcacgaAATGACTCTTTGAGTTCTCTAgattttgatgatgatgatgttgacCTTTCCAGGGAAAAGGCTGAATtaagaaaggggaaggaaaataaagaatcaGAAGCTACAGTGACCAACCACACAGAACTAACCTCAAACCAACAATCAGCTAATAAGACACCAGCTGTTACAAAGCAGCCAATAAATAGAGGTCAGTCTAAATCCGTGCTGCAGAAGCAGTCCACTTTTCCCCAGTCCTCCAAAGATATACCAGACAGAGGGGCAGCAACAGATGAGAAATTACAGAATTTCGCTATTGAAAATACTCCAGTTTGCTTTTCTCGAAATTCCTCTCTAAGCTCTCTTAGTGACATTGatcaggaaaacaacaacaacaacaaggaaaatGAACCTATCAAAGAGACAGAGCCCCCTGACTCACAGGGAGAAGCAAGTAAACCCCAGGCATCAGGATATGCTCCTAAATCATTTCACGTTGAAGATACCCCTGTCTGTTTCTCAAGAAACAGTTCTCTCAGTTCTCTTAGTATTGATTCTGAAGATGACCTGCTGCAGGAATGCATAAGTTCTGcaatgccaaaaaagaaaaagccttcaAGGCTCAAGGCTGATAATGAAAAGCATAGTCCCAGAAATATGGGTGGCATATTAGCAGAAGATTTGACACTCGATTTGAAAGATATACAGAGACCAGATTCAGAACATGGTTTATCCCCAGATTCAGAAAATTTTGATTGGAAAGCTATTCAGGAAGGTGCAAATTCCATAGTAAGTAGTTTACATCAAGCTGCTGCTGCCGCATGTTTATCTCGACAAGCTTCGTCTGATTCAGATTCCATCCTTTCACTGAAATCGGGCATCTCTCTGGGATCACCATTTCATCTTACACCTGATCAAGAAGAAAAACCCTTTACGAGTAATAAAGGCCCACGAATTCTAAAACCTGGGGAGAAAAGTACATTGGAAACTAAAAAACTAGAATctgaaaataaaggaataaaaggagGCAAAAAGGTTTATAAAAGTTTGATTACTGGGAAAGTTCGGTCTAATTCGGAAATTTCGAGCCAAATGAAACAACCCCTTCAAACAAACATGCCTGCAATCTCTCGAGGTAGGACAATGATTCATATTCCAGGAGTTCGGAATAGCTCTTCAAGTACAAGCCCGGTTTCTAAAAAAGGCCCACCCctcaagactccagcctccaaAAGCCCTAGCGAAGGTCAGGCGGCTACCACCTCTCCCAGAGGAACCAAGCCATCAGTGAAGTCAGAATTAAGCCCTGTTACAAGGCAGGCATCCCAGACAGCGGGATCAAACAAAGGACCTTCTAGATCAGGATCTAGAGATTCCACTCCTTCAAGACCTGCCCAGCAACCATTAAGTAGACCAATGCAGTCTCCAGGGCGAAACTCAATCTCTCCTGGTAGAAATGGAATAAGTCCCCCTAACAAATTATCTCAACTACCAAGGACGTCATCCCCTAGTACTGCTTCAACTAAGTCCTCAGGTTCTGGGAAAATGTCTTACACATCTCCTGGCAGACAGATGAGCCAGCAGAACCTCACCAAACAAACGGGCTTATCCAAGAATGGCAGTGGTATCCCAAGAAGTGAATCTGCCTCCAAAGGGCTAAATCAAATGAGTAATAGTAATGGATCCAATAAAAAAGTAGAACTTTCTAGAATGTCTTCAACAAAGTCAAGTGGAAGTGAATCCGATAGGTCAGAGAGACCTGTATTAGTACGCCAATCAACTTTCATCAAAGAAGCTCCAAGCCCAACCCTAAGGAGAAAACTGGAGGAATCTGCTTCATTTGAATCTCTTTCTCCGTCTTCTAGACCCGATTCTCCAACACGGTCCCAGGCACATACTCCAGTTTTAAGTCCTTCCCTTCCTGATATGTCTCTATCTACACATTCGTCTGTTCAGTCTGGTGGATGGCGAAAACTCCCACCTAACCTCAGTCCCACCATAGAGTATAATGATGGAAGACCAGTAAAGCGCCATGATATAGCACGCTCTCATTCTGAAAGTCCTTCCAGACTTCCCATCAATAGGTCAGGGACCTGGAAACGTGAGCACAGCAAACACTCGTCATCACTTCCTCGAGTAAGCACTTGGAGAAGAACTGGAAGTTCATCCTCAATTCTTTCTGCTTCATCAGAATctagtgaaaaggcaaaaagtgagGACGAAAAACATGTGAACTCTATTTCAGGAAGCAAACAAACTAAAGAAAACCAGGTATCCACAAAAGGaacatggagaaaaataaaagaaagtgaaatttctCCCACAAGTAGTACTTCTCAGACCACTTCTTCAGGTGCTACAAATGGTGCTGAATCAAAGACTCTGATTTATCAAATGGCACCTGCTGTTTCTAAAACAGAGGATGTTTGGGTAAGAATTGAGGATTGCCCCATTAACAACCCTAGATCTGGAAGATCTCCAACAGGAAATACTCCCCCCGTGATTGACACTGTTTCAGAAAAGGGAAACCCGAACCCTAAAGATTCAAAAGATAATCAGGGAAAACAAAATGTGAGCAATGGTAGCGCCCCCACACGCACCATGGGTCTGGAAAACCGCCTGAATTCCTTTATTCA from Dama dama isolate Ldn47 chromosome 12, ASM3311817v1, whole genome shotgun sequence harbors:
- the APC gene encoding adenomatous polyposis coli protein isoform X11; the encoded protein is MNLATLCSMKGCMRALVAQLKSDSEDLQQVIASVLRNLSWRADVNSKKTLREVGSVKALMECALEVKKESTLKSVLSALWNLSAHCTENKADICAVGGALAFLVGTLTYRSQTNTLAIIESGGGILRNVSSLIATNEDHRQILRENNCLQTLLQHLKSHSLTIVSNACGTLWNLSARNPKDQEALWDMGAVSMLKNLIHSKHKMIAMGSAAALRNLMANRPAKYKDANIMSPGSSLPSLHVRKQKALEAELDAQHLSETFDNIDNLSPKASHRSKQRHKQNLYGDYGFDSNRHDDNRSDNFNTGNMTVLSPYLNTTVLPSSSSSRGSLDSSRSEKDRSLERERGISLGNYHPATENPGTSSKRGLQISTTAAQIAKVMEEVSAIHTSQEDRSSGSTTELHCGTDERNALRRSSTAHTHANTYNFTKSENSNRTCPIPYAKVEYKRSSNDSLNSVSSSDGYGKRGQMKPSIESYSEDDESKFCSYGQYPADLAHKIHSANHMDDNDGELDTPINYSLKYSDEQLNSGRQSPSQNERWARPKHILEDEIKPNEQRQSRSQSTAYPVYPESTDDKHLKFQPHFGQQECVSPYRSRAANGSEPNRVGSNHGISQNVNQSLCQEDDYEDDKPTNYSERYSEEGQHEEEERPTNYSIKYSEEKHHVDQPIDYSLKYTTDIPSSQKPAFSFSKNSSGQSTKTEHISSSSENTSTPSSNAKRQNQLHPSSAQSRSSQTPKATSSSCKVPSINQETIQTYCVEDTPICFSRCSSLSSLSSAEDEIGCDQTTQEADPANSLQIAEIKDNSGPRPNEDSVSKVPAVSQHVRTKSSRLQASGLSSESARHKAVEFSSGAKSPSKSGAQTPKSPPEHYVQETPLMFSRCTSVSSLDSFESRSIASSVQSEPCSGMVSGIISPSDLPDSPGQTMPPSRSKTPPPPPPPPQTVQTKQEVPKNKAPSAEKRESGPKQAAVNAAVQRVQVLPDADTLLHFATESTPDGFSCSSSLSALSLDEPFIQKDVELRIMPPVQENDNGNETESEQPEESNENQEKEAEKPTDSEKDILDESDDDDIEILEECIISAMPTKSSRKAKKPAQTTSKLPPPVARKPSQLPVYKLLPSQNRLQAQKHVSFTPGDDMPRVYCVEGTPINFSTATSLSDLTIESPPNELAAGEGVRAGAQSSEFEKRDTIPTEGRSTDEAQRGKASSVTVPELDDNKTEEGDILAECINSAMPKGKSHKPFRVKKIMDQVQQASMSSSGTNKNQLDGKTKKLTSPVKPIPQNTEYRTRVRKNTDSKNNLNAERNFSENKDSKKQHLKNNSKDFNDKLPNNEDRVRGSFTFDSPHHYTPIEGTPYCFSRNDSLSSLDFDDDDVDLSREKAELRKGKENKESEATVTNHTELTSNQQSANKTPAVTKQPINRGQSKSVLQKQSTFPQSSKDIPDRGAATDEKLQNFAIENTPVCFSRNSSLSSLSDIDQENNNNNKENEPIKETEPPDSQGEASKPQASGYAPKSFHVEDTPVCFSRNSSLSSLSIDSEDDLLQECISSAMPKKKKPSRLKADNEKHSPRNMGGILAEDLTLDLKDIQRPDSEHGLSPDSENFDWKAIQEGANSIVSSLHQAAAAACLSRQASSDSDSILSLKSGISLGSPFHLTPDQEEKPFTSNKGPRILKPGEKSTLETKKLESENKGIKGGKKVYKSLITGKVRSNSEISSQMKQPLQTNMPAISRGRTMIHIPGVRNSSSSTSPVSKKGPPLKTPASKSPSEGQAATTSPRGTKPSVKSELSPVTRQASQTAGSNKGPSRSGSRDSTPSRPAQQPLSRPMQSPGRNSISPGRNGISPPNKLSQLPRTSSPSTASTKSSGSGKMSYTSPGRQMSQQNLTKQTGLSKNGSGIPRSESASKGLNQMSNSNGSNKKVELSRMSSTKSSGSESDRSERPVLVRQSTFIKEAPSPTLRRKLEESASFESLSPSSRPDSPTRSQAHTPVLSPSLPDMSLSTHSSVQSGGWRKLPPNLSPTIEYNDGRPVKRHDIARSHSESPSRLPINRSGTWKREHSKHSSSLPRVSTWRRTGSSSSILSASSESSEKAKSEDEKHVNSISGSKQTKENQVSTKGTWRKIKESEISPTSSTSQTTSSGATNGAESKTLIYQMAPAVSKTEDVWVRIEDCPINNPRSGRSPTGNTPPVIDTVSEKGNPNPKDSKDNQGKQNVSNGSAPTRTMGLENRLNSFIQVDPPDQKGTEAKPGQSNNPVPASETNESSIAERTPFSSSSSSKHSSPSGTVAARVSPFNYNPSPRKSSADGTSARPSQIPTPVSTTTKKRDSKPDSAEPGGTQSPKRHSGSYLVTSV
- the APC gene encoding adenomatous polyposis coli protein isoform X6, whose translation is MASSGQIDLLERLKELNLDSSNFPGVKLRSKMSLRSYGSREGSVSSRSGECSPVPMGSFPRRGFVNGSRENTGYLEELEKERSLLLADLDKEEKEKDWYYAQLQNLTKRIDSLPLTENFSLQTDMTRRQLEYEARQIRVAMEEQLGTCQDMEKRAQRRITRIQQIEKDILRIRQLLQSQATEAERSSQSKHEAGSHEAERQNEGQGVAEINMATSGSGQGSTTRIDHETASVLSSSSTHSAPRRLTSHLGTKVEMVYSLLSMLGTHDKDDMSRTLLAMSSSQDSCISMRQSGCLPLLIQLLHGNDKDSVLLGNSRGSKEARARASAALHNIIHSQPDDKRGRREIRVLHLLEQIRAYCETCWEWQEAHEQGMDQDKNPMPAPVEHQICPAVCVLMKLSFDEEHRHAMNELGRKATRGISSQELGQGLSGGLQAIAELLQVDCEMYGLTNDHYSITLRRYAGMALTNLTFGDVANKATLCSMKGCMRALVAQLKSDSEDLQQVIASVLRNLSWRADVNSKKTLREVGSVKALMECALEVKKESTLKSVLSALWNLSAHCTENKADICAVGGALAFLVGTLTYRSQTNTLAIIESGGGILRNVSSLIATNEDHRQILRENNCLQTLLQHLKSHSLTIVSNACGTLWNLSARNPKDQEALWDMGAVSMLKNLIHSKHKMIAMGSAAALRNLMANRPAKYKDANIMSPGSSLPSLHVRKQKALEAELDAQHLSETFDNIDNLSPKASHRSKQRHKQNLYGDYGFDSNRHDDNRSDNFNTGNMTVLSPYLNTTVLPSSSSSRGSLDSSRSEKDRSLERERGISLGNYHPATENPGTSSKRGLQISTTAAQIAKVMEEVSAIHTSQEDRSSGSTTELHCGTDERNALRRSSTAHTHANTYNFTKSENSNRTCPIPYAKVEYKRSSNDSLNSVSSSDGYGKRGQMKPSIESYSEDDESKFCSYGQYPADLAHKIHSANHMDDNDGELDTPINYSLKYSDEQLNSGRQSPSQNERWARPKHILEDEIKPNEQRQSRSQSTAYPVYPESTDDKHLKFQPHFGQQECVSPYRSRAANGSEPNRVGSNHGISQNVNQSLCQEDDYEDDKPTNYSERYSEEGQHEEEERPTNYSIKYSEEKHHVDQPIDYSLKYTTDIPSSQKPAFSFSKNSSGQSTKTEHISSSSENTSTPSSNAKRQNQLHPSSAQSRSSQTPKATSSSCKVPSINQETIQTYCVEDTPICFSRCSSLSSLSSAEDEIGCDQTTQEADPANSLQIAEIKDNSGPRPNEDSVSKVPAVSQHVRTKSSRLQASGLSSESARHKAVEFSSGAKSPSKSGAQTPKSPPEHYVQETPLMFSRCTSVSSLDSFESRSIASSVQSEPCSGMVSGIISPSDLPDSPGQTMPPSRSKTPPPPPPPPQTVQTKQEVPKNKAPSAEKRESGPKQAAVNAAVQRVQVLPDADTLLHFATESTPDGFSCSSSLSALSLDEPFIQKDVELRIMPPVQENDNGNETESEQPEESNENQEKEAEKPTDSEKDILDESDDDDIEILEECIISAMPTKSSRKAKKPAQTTSKLPPPVARKPSQLPVYKLLPSQNRLQAQKHVSFTPGDDMPRVYCVEGTPINFSTATSLSDLTIESPPNELAAGEGVRAGAQSSEFEKRDTIPTEGRSTDEAQRGKASSVTVPELDDNKTEEGDILAECINSAMPKGKSHKPFRVKKIMDQVQQASMSSSGTNKNQLDGKTKKLTSPVKPIPQNTEYRTRVRKNTDSKNNLNAERNFSENKDSKKQHLKNNSKDFNDKLPNNEDRVRGSFTFDSPHHYTPIEGTPYCFSRNDSLSSLDFDDDDVDLSREKAELRKGKENKESEATVTNHTELTSNQQSANKTPAVTKQPINRGQSKSVLQKQSTFPQSSKDIPDRGAATDEKLQNFAIENTPVCFSRNSSLSSLSDIDQENNNNNKENEPIKETEPPDSQGEASKPQASGYAPKSFHVEDTPVCFSRNSSLSSLSIDSEDDLLQECISSAMPKKKKPSRLKADNEKHSPRNMGGILAEDLTLDLKDIQRPDSEHGLSPDSENFDWKAIQEGANSIVSSLHQAAAAACLSRQASSDSDSILSLKSGISLGSPFHLTPDQEEKPFTSNKGPRILKPGEKSTLETKKLESENKGIKGGKKVYKSLITGKVRSNSEISSQMKQPLQTNMPAISRGRTMIHIPGVRNSSSSTSPVSKKGPPLKTPASKSPSEGQAATTSPRGTKPSVKSELSPVTRQASQTAGSNKGPSRSGSRDSTPSRPAQQPLSRPMQSPGRNSISPGRNGISPPNKLSQLPRTSSPSTASTKSSGSGKMSYTSPGRQMSQQNLTKQTGLSKNGSGIPRSESASKGLNQMSNSNGSNKKVELSRMSSTKSSGSESDRSERPVLVRQSTFIKEAPSPTLRRKLEESASFESLSPSSRPDSPTRSQAHTPVLSPSLPDMSLSTHSSVQSGGWRKLPPNLSPTIEYNDGRPVKRHDIARSHSESPSRLPINRSGTWKREHSKHSSSLPRVSTWRRTGSSSSILSASSESSEKAKSEDEKHVNSISGSKQTKENQVSTKGTWRKIKESEISPTSSTSQTTSSGATNGAESKTLIYQMAPAVSKTEDVWVRIEDCPINNPRSGRSPTGNTPPVIDTVSEKGNPNPKDSKDNQGKQNVSNGSAPTRTMGLENRLNSFIQVDPPDQKGTEAKPGQSNNPVPASETNESSIAERTPFSSSSSSKHSSPSGTVAARVSPFNYNPSPRKSSADGTSARPSQIPTPVSTTTKKRDSKPDSAEPGGTQSPKRHSGSYLVTSV